From a single Endozoicomonas euniceicola genomic region:
- a CDS encoding RNA-guided endonuclease InsQ/TnpB family protein produces MLRATKVRIYPTSEQAEFLDRQFDAVRFVWNKALAIKVHYYKVRGQSLSPKKHLKPLLAKAKKSRKYSWLKNADSIALQQATINLDTAFQNFFNPKLQARFPRFKKKHGKQSSYHCTSVSVGDNWIKIPKCKPIRAKVHREIVGKVKSITLSRTLTGKYFASILADDTQEQPKQIDNLEANQVVGVDMGITDLAITSTGHKTGNPRFLKKAQRNLKRKQQALSRCKKGSKGRHKARLLVAKAHERVAFARNDFQHKLSKQLIDENQAVIVETLKVKNMLNNKRLARSIADAGWHSLITKLEYKAKQEGKHLVKIDQWFASSKTCSVCDLKQEKMPLRIRSWECSCGAIHDRDINAARNIKKQGILKLKAEGLSVSADGGLRKSGRLSVAA; encoded by the coding sequence ATGCTGAGAGCCACCAAAGTACGAATCTATCCAACATCAGAGCAGGCGGAATTTCTCGACCGTCAGTTTGATGCTGTGCGGTTCGTATGGAACAAGGCCCTGGCTATTAAGGTTCATTATTACAAGGTTCGTGGGCAGAGCCTTTCTCCCAAAAAACACCTGAAGCCCTTGCTGGCAAAAGCCAAGAAAAGCCGAAAGTACTCATGGCTGAAAAACGCTGACTCTATTGCACTGCAACAGGCCACTATCAATCTGGATACGGCCTTTCAAAACTTTTTCAATCCCAAATTGCAGGCAAGATTTCCTCGCTTCAAGAAAAAGCATGGCAAGCAAAGTAGCTACCATTGTACGTCTGTCTCTGTGGGCGATAACTGGATAAAAATCCCCAAGTGCAAGCCCATAAGGGCTAAAGTGCATCGTGAAATAGTGGGTAAGGTGAAGTCTATCACCCTGAGCAGAACGCTAACCGGCAAGTATTTTGCCTCCATATTGGCTGATGATACCCAGGAACAACCAAAACAGATTGATAATCTTGAAGCTAATCAGGTTGTCGGTGTTGATATGGGGATTACTGATCTGGCTATCACCAGTACCGGCCATAAGACTGGCAATCCTCGCTTTCTGAAAAAAGCACAACGTAACCTGAAAAGAAAACAACAGGCTCTATCTCGCTGCAAGAAAGGCTCAAAAGGTAGGCACAAAGCCCGTTTATTGGTGGCAAAGGCGCATGAGCGTGTAGCCTTTGCCCGTAATGATTTTCAGCATAAGCTATCAAAACAACTCATCGACGAAAACCAAGCGGTGATTGTGGAGACACTGAAAGTTAAAAACATGCTCAATAACAAGCGTCTTGCTCGTTCTATTGCTGATGCTGGCTGGCACTCACTGATAACCAAACTCGAATACAAGGCAAAGCAGGAAGGTAAACATCTGGTGAAGATAGACCAGTGGTTTGCATCCTCTAAAACTTGCTCAGTCTGCGATTTGAAACAGGAAAAAATGCCATTGAGAATCCGATCATGGGAGTGTAGCTGTGGTGCTATCCATGACCGGGATATTAATGCAGCTCGCAATATCAAGAAGCAAGGCATATTGAAATTAAAGGCGGAAGGACTGTCCGTTTCTGCTGATGGAGGCTTGCGTAAATCCGGCAGACTGTCGGTTGCTGCCTAA
- the phnA gene encoding phosphonoacetate hydrolase, whose translation MMNKMKNPESTMTELTINGRLYKKPVQPVVVICIDGNAPEYFLSAVEKGRMPFIKQLIAQGHQHESDCVIPSFTNPNNMSIITGVAPAQHGICGNFYFDGQQDVMMTNPDLLKAPTILEAFHQAGTKVIAITAKDKLRAMLSHGLDFSNGNAICFSSELANKTTVKEHGIDNAESVIGMPTPDVYSPELSEFVFRAGAKLLEQEQPDLMYLTTTDFIQHTFVPEQEGALSFYEMLDGYFARLHQLGARMVITADHGMNAKTNERGEANIVFIDEILAEYFPVNSYRTILPITDPYVAHHSALGSFAAIYVDDQALAQDIGKVLSQQKGVAEVLTKNEAATRFELDPERIGDLILLGEPDFVLGKSKQHHDLGRLHGTLRSHGGVSEQRIPLVTNFVIPENTDPLLRNFDAFYLAMQ comes from the coding sequence ATGATGAATAAGATGAAAAACCCGGAATCCACTATGACAGAATTAACGATTAATGGTCGTTTATACAAAAAACCTGTGCAGCCTGTTGTTGTCATCTGTATTGACGGTAATGCGCCAGAATACTTTTTATCGGCTGTTGAAAAAGGCCGAATGCCCTTTATCAAACAGTTAATTGCGCAGGGCCATCAGCATGAGTCTGATTGTGTTATCCCAAGTTTTACCAACCCGAATAATATGTCCATCATCACCGGGGTAGCACCAGCACAACATGGTATTTGTGGCAATTTTTATTTTGATGGTCAACAGGATGTCATGATGACCAATCCTGACCTCTTAAAAGCACCGACCATTCTTGAAGCGTTTCATCAGGCTGGTACCAAAGTCATTGCTATAACGGCAAAAGACAAACTGAGAGCCATGTTGAGTCATGGACTGGACTTCAGCAACGGTAACGCGATCTGCTTTTCTTCAGAACTGGCCAACAAGACCACAGTCAAAGAACATGGCATCGACAATGCCGAATCCGTTATCGGTATGCCAACACCTGACGTGTATAGCCCGGAACTCAGTGAATTTGTTTTCAGGGCTGGCGCTAAATTGCTGGAACAGGAACAGCCAGACTTAATGTATCTGACAACGACCGACTTTATTCAGCATACATTTGTCCCGGAACAGGAAGGCGCTTTGAGTTTCTATGAAATGCTGGATGGCTACTTTGCCAGACTCCACCAGCTGGGTGCCCGAATGGTGATCACCGCAGATCACGGTATGAACGCCAAAACCAATGAACGGGGTGAAGCAAACATCGTATTTATTGACGAGATACTCGCAGAATACTTCCCGGTTAATTCGTACCGTACCATTTTGCCTATCACTGACCCATACGTTGCCCACCATAGTGCGCTAGGGTCTTTTGCTGCTATTTATGTTGACGATCAGGCACTGGCGCAGGATATCGGAAAAGTCCTCAGCCAACAGAAAGGCGTTGCAGAAGTACTCACTAAAAATGAAGCGGCAACACGCTTTGAGCTGGACCCGGAACGTATTGGTGATCTGATATTATTGGGAGAGCCTGATTTTGTGCTGGGCAAGTCGAAACAACATCACGACCTGGGCCGCCTGCATGGAACGCTTCGCTCTCACGGCGGTGTTTCAGAGCAACGTATCCCCCTGGTCACTAATTTTGTGATTCCTGAAAATACCGACCCACTATTGCGCAACTTCGATGCTTTTTATCTGGCGATGCAATAG
- a CDS encoding accessory factor UbiK family protein produces MIDKAAIINNIASRAGQILSAEKSKTAEDIEHNIKALVSSAMTRFELVSQDEFDAQMAVLRHTRERLEALEKKVAELESALAEKPD; encoded by the coding sequence ATGATCGACAAGGCAGCCATCATCAATAACATTGCCAGCCGGGCAGGCCAGATACTCAGTGCAGAGAAAAGCAAAACCGCTGAAGATATTGAGCACAATATAAAAGCCCTGGTCAGCAGTGCGATGACCCGGTTTGAGTTGGTGTCGCAGGACGAATTCGATGCCCAGATGGCGGTGTTACGACATACCCGCGAACGTCTGGAAGCACTGGAGAAAAAAGTAGCCGAGCTGGAATCGGCACTGGCAGAAAAGCCTGATTGA
- a CDS encoding APC family permease: MSAETDQRYKMSLMTFLFFSIAGGGFVLRSLVNQYTDWGYNSWLLYAVATVIYAIPYTFMIIEFSSIKKLSNSEGGYQSWLNLVLGRKWGFIAGFFYFYVNIFYFVDLLPNVITYFLYTAFGEGSYVAELTTAEWFKPIVSATSIALFWVATWVSMKGPKWLSRLLSSAGYAGFGLTVVFIVAAVYSLSTGTVTFEGEPVVPRFVEEIDLSWARIASMSWALQSMGGLEALAAYKRNIQGGERSFRIGVLLNVFIFSSVMILSAVLVSMVLPAEYAQELGLLSAIYAVFQQLNFPVWWTNVIALFLLITTFCGSLMLWTAAPAKMLFVDAPKGIFGKKLSEVNHEGTPVNALKMQGILVSVIIILFMIGQFSAEMNTLLVAVKNLNGGAATLPVLFMVAGYIKLRWDSNNPDFARDFYFLGKDRFWALLAVVPMVTIFMAATITALIPGPEDWAANFSGSLIQVILGPVSIIAVTAYCIAIFNRWREKNPHDNSLFNEIAQGA; the protein is encoded by the coding sequence ATGTCTGCCGAGACTGATCAACGTTATAAAATGTCATTGATGACATTTTTGTTCTTTTCCATTGCGGGGGGAGGGTTTGTCCTCAGGAGTCTTGTTAACCAGTACACCGACTGGGGCTACAATTCCTGGCTGCTGTACGCAGTGGCTACTGTCATCTATGCCATTCCTTATACCTTTATGATTATTGAGTTCTCTTCCATTAAGAAGCTCAGTAACTCGGAAGGCGGTTATCAGTCCTGGCTGAATCTGGTGCTGGGAAGAAAGTGGGGCTTTATTGCCGGTTTCTTCTACTTCTACGTTAATATCTTCTATTTTGTTGACCTGCTGCCTAACGTTATCACCTACTTCCTGTACACCGCGTTCGGGGAAGGTTCCTATGTGGCGGAGCTGACCACGGCCGAGTGGTTCAAACCTATTGTCAGCGCGACCTCCATCGCTCTGTTCTGGGTAGCCACCTGGGTATCCATGAAAGGGCCGAAGTGGTTGTCCCGACTGCTGTCTTCCGCTGGTTACGCGGGCTTCGGTCTGACCGTAGTGTTTATTGTTGCGGCGGTTTACTCCCTGTCCACTGGCACCGTGACCTTCGAAGGCGAGCCGGTAGTGCCTCGTTTTGTTGAGGAAATCGATCTGTCCTGGGCGCGTATCGCTTCCATGTCCTGGGCGCTGCAATCCATGGGTGGCCTGGAAGCCCTGGCGGCTTACAAGCGCAACATTCAGGGTGGTGAACGCAGCTTCCGAATTGGCGTATTGCTGAACGTGTTTATCTTCTCCTCGGTGATGATTCTTTCCGCTGTTCTGGTGTCCATGGTACTGCCCGCGGAATACGCTCAGGAACTGGGTCTGTTGTCCGCTATTTACGCGGTGTTCCAGCAGTTGAATTTCCCGGTATGGTGGACCAATGTCATTGCCCTGTTCCTGCTGATCACTACTTTCTGTGGCTCCCTGATGCTGTGGACTGCGGCACCTGCCAAGATGCTGTTTGTTGATGCGCCGAAGGGAATCTTTGGTAAGAAACTGTCTGAGGTAAACCACGAAGGTACTCCGGTCAACGCTCTGAAAATGCAGGGAATCCTGGTTTCTGTCATCATCATTCTGTTTATGATTGGTCAGTTCAGTGCGGAGATGAATACCCTGCTGGTGGCGGTTAAAAACCTGAATGGTGGCGCGGCAACCCTGCCGGTTCTGTTCATGGTGGCGGGTTACATCAAGCTGCGTTGGGATTCCAATAATCCTGATTTTGCACGGGACTTCTACTTCCTGGGTAAAGACCGTTTCTGGGCGCTGCTGGCCGTGGTGCCAATGGTCACTATCTTTATGGCCGCTACCATTACTGCTCTGATTCCGGGACCTGAGGACTGGGCTGCCAACTTCTCCGGCTCTTTGATTCAGGTTATTCTCGGACCAGTGAGCATCATCGCCGTAACCGCCTACTGCATCGCCATCTTTAACCGCTGGCGTGAAAAGAACCCTCACGACAACTCATTGTTTAATGAGATTGCCCAGGGCGCGTAA
- a CDS encoding ParD-like family protein has product MSGKPLRLDEELVHEASLVGKVKKRSAAKQIEYWATLGKIAKENPDLPIHFIEDILEADAERKHGLISEYRFG; this is encoded by the coding sequence ATGTCAGGCAAACCATTACGGCTGGATGAAGAGTTGGTGCATGAAGCCTCTCTGGTTGGCAAAGTCAAAAAGCGTTCAGCCGCAAAACAGATCGAATACTGGGCGACCCTTGGCAAAATCGCCAAAGAGAACCCCGACCTGCCCATCCACTTTATAGAAGATATTCTGGAGGCTGACGCCGAACGCAAACACGGCCTGATCTCGGAGTATCGCTTTGGCTAA
- a CDS encoding ammonium transporter, with product MENIAQVSYALDTFYFLMSGALVMWMAAGFAMLEAGLVRSKNTVEILTKNIALFAIACTMYLLCGYAIMYPGANEGGILPVLGTLIGAENPVEAVTAGGDDAPYYSLRSDFFFQVVFVATAMSIVSGAVAERMKLWSFLLFAVFMTGFIYPVQGFWKWGGGFLDAAGFQDFAGSGVVHLAGASAALAGVLLLGARKGKYGKGGSINPMPGSNLPLATLGTFILWLGWFGFNGGSQLKISDVENANAVAQIFVNTNAGAAGGVIAALIVARLLFGKADLTMALNGALAGLVAITAEPLTPSAVAATLIGAVGGSVVVFAIVALDKLRLDDPVGAISVHGVVGIWGLLAVPLTNGDATFPAQLLGIASIFAWVFGASLIVWGVVKAVIGLRITEEEEYKGADITECGMEAYPEFTGKQ from the coding sequence GTGGAAAATATTGCCCAGGTGTCGTATGCACTCGACACATTCTATTTTTTGATGTCGGGCGCGCTGGTCATGTGGATGGCAGCTGGCTTTGCCATGCTGGAAGCTGGCCTGGTGCGTTCGAAAAACACCGTCGAAATCCTTACCAAAAACATTGCCCTGTTTGCCATTGCCTGCACCATGTATCTGTTGTGTGGTTACGCCATCATGTATCCCGGTGCTAACGAAGGTGGCATTCTGCCAGTACTCGGTACGCTGATTGGCGCTGAAAACCCGGTTGAAGCCGTGACTGCTGGTGGTGACGATGCACCTTACTATTCATTGCGTTCCGATTTCTTTTTCCAGGTGGTCTTTGTAGCGACCGCTATGTCCATTGTCTCTGGTGCAGTGGCTGAACGAATGAAGCTCTGGTCTTTCCTGCTGTTTGCAGTGTTTATGACAGGCTTTATCTATCCGGTTCAGGGGTTCTGGAAGTGGGGGGGTGGTTTTCTTGACGCAGCCGGTTTCCAGGATTTTGCAGGCTCTGGTGTCGTTCACCTGGCCGGTGCTTCTGCTGCTTTAGCGGGCGTTCTGCTGCTGGGGGCTCGTAAAGGCAAGTACGGCAAGGGTGGCTCCATTAACCCAATGCCGGGTTCCAACCTGCCCCTGGCGACTCTGGGTACCTTTATTCTCTGGCTGGGATGGTTTGGCTTTAACGGTGGTTCGCAGCTGAAAATTTCTGATGTCGAAAACGCTAACGCTGTCGCCCAGATCTTTGTAAACACCAATGCCGGTGCAGCCGGTGGTGTTATTGCTGCACTGATTGTTGCACGACTGTTGTTTGGTAAAGCCGATCTTACTATGGCACTGAACGGTGCGCTGGCTGGCCTGGTAGCGATTACTGCTGAACCGCTGACACCATCAGCCGTGGCCGCTACGTTAATTGGCGCTGTGGGTGGCTCAGTGGTTGTATTCGCTATCGTTGCTCTCGATAAACTGCGGTTGGACGACCCGGTAGGAGCCATCTCAGTACACGGCGTTGTCGGTATCTGGGGGCTTCTGGCAGTCCCTCTGACCAATGGTGATGCAACATTTCCTGCTCAACTGCTGGGTATTGCTTCCATCTTCGCCTGGGTGTTTGGCGCTTCTCTGATTGTCTGGGGTGTGGTGAAGGCAGTGATCGGCCTGCGCATTACTGAAGAAGAAGAGTATAAGGGCGCAGACATTACTGAGTGTGGGATGGAAGCTTATCCGGAGTTTACCGGGAAGCAGTAG
- a CDS encoding YifB family Mg chelatase-like AAA ATPase, which translates to MSKIAVVHTRARTGLEAPAVTVEVHLSAGLPALNMVGLPETAVRESKDRVRSALINSGYEFPTSRITVNLAPADLPKEGGRFDLPIALGILAASEQLPLDTLHGYEFLGELALTGKLRPVTGSLPAAMAARKASHRLLVPADSAQIASLCREAEVFGAEDLSQVCAHLTGQSVLEPVTAQLDHNEAIGYPNLSDVKGQQQAKRALATAAAGGHHLLLFGPPGTGKTMLASRLPGLLPELTDDEALEVSAIHSLSLQQQSVTWKQRPFRNPHHTSSAVSLVGGGSHPQPGEISYAHQGVLFLDELPEFQRLALEVLREPLESGEVVIARAKGQATFPAAFQLVAAMNPCPCGYLGDTRRSCECSPEQVRRYQRKISGPLLNRIDLQIEVASQNAATLFQHNTTDEEHSTESIRQTVVKARNRQFQRQGKTNARLSAREINRYCALDKAQQTFLTNLCDKLGYSARAVHRILRVARTLADLDEQASIQKNHLAEAIHYRKLDREYPQK; encoded by the coding sequence GTGTCCAAAATCGCGGTTGTTCACACTCGTGCCAGAACCGGGCTGGAAGCTCCGGCTGTCACCGTTGAAGTCCATCTTTCAGCCGGGCTGCCCGCCCTGAATATGGTGGGGTTGCCTGAAACCGCTGTGCGGGAAAGCAAAGACCGGGTACGCAGCGCCTTAATCAACAGTGGTTACGAATTTCCAACCAGTCGCATTACCGTGAACCTGGCCCCGGCGGATTTACCCAAGGAAGGCGGACGCTTTGATTTACCCATCGCCCTGGGCATTCTGGCAGCTTCAGAGCAGTTGCCTCTGGATACCCTGCATGGCTATGAATTTCTGGGGGAACTGGCTTTGACCGGCAAACTGCGTCCGGTTACCGGCTCATTACCCGCAGCAATGGCCGCCCGGAAAGCGTCCCACCGATTACTTGTCCCAGCCGACAGCGCACAAATAGCCAGTCTCTGTCGTGAGGCTGAAGTGTTCGGGGCTGAAGACCTTTCACAGGTCTGCGCACATCTGACCGGACAGAGTGTGTTAGAACCCGTCACGGCACAGCTTGATCATAATGAAGCGATTGGCTACCCGAATTTATCCGACGTCAAAGGCCAGCAGCAAGCCAAACGGGCGTTGGCCACTGCGGCTGCCGGTGGACACCACTTGTTGCTGTTTGGTCCTCCGGGAACCGGAAAAACCATGCTCGCCAGTCGTTTACCCGGACTACTGCCAGAACTGACTGATGATGAAGCCCTTGAAGTGTCAGCCATTCATTCCCTGTCATTACAGCAACAGTCTGTCACCTGGAAACAGCGCCCGTTCAGAAATCCACATCATACGTCATCTGCCGTTTCTCTGGTGGGTGGTGGCTCTCACCCCCAGCCCGGTGAAATCTCTTATGCACATCAAGGTGTTCTTTTTTTGGACGAACTGCCTGAATTTCAAAGGCTGGCTCTGGAAGTATTGCGCGAACCACTGGAATCCGGAGAAGTGGTCATAGCCCGCGCCAAAGGGCAGGCAACTTTTCCAGCAGCCTTCCAACTGGTAGCCGCCATGAATCCCTGCCCCTGTGGTTATCTGGGGGATACCCGACGCAGCTGCGAGTGTTCGCCAGAGCAGGTGCGTCGTTATCAGCGCAAAATATCCGGTCCACTGCTAAACCGCATAGACCTGCAAATTGAAGTCGCTTCTCAGAATGCCGCAACGCTGTTCCAACACAACACAACAGACGAAGAACACTCCACTGAATCCATCAGACAAACCGTGGTTAAAGCCAGAAACCGGCAATTCCAAAGACAAGGTAAAACAAACGCCCGTTTGTCAGCCAGGGAAATCAACCGCTACTGTGCTTTGGATAAAGCCCAGCAGACCTTTCTGACAAACCTGTGTGACAAGCTTGGATATTCAGCCAGAGCCGTACATCGCATTCTCAGGGTAGCGCGTACACTGGCCGACCTGGATGAACAGGCGTCCATTCAGAAGAATCATCTGGCGGAAGCGATTCATTACCGGAAGCTGGATCGGGAATATCCCCAAAAATAA
- a CDS encoding phosphate/phosphite/phosphonate ABC transporter substrate-binding protein — MMLSVRGDIDAMAISSAYLNGIRKLYPDEGFKVIGRGADLPNNQIVAGKHVLDNDE; from the coding sequence ATGATGCTTTCTGTGCGGGGTGATATTGACGCAATGGCCATCAGTAGCGCCTACCTGAACGGCATTCGCAAACTGTATCCGGATGAAGGTTTCAAAGTGATTGGTCGTGGCGCTGATCTGCCCAATAATCAGATTGTGGCAGGAAAGCATGTTTTGGATAATGATGAATAA
- a CDS encoding type II toxin-antitoxin system RelE/ParE family toxin → MAKANIIRQTARFERTVKKLKPNQKANLDAAVRVIAENPELGDKKQGVLSHIQVYKFKMVKQLALLAYHFDEGELVLELISLGSHENFYRNLERQERW, encoded by the coding sequence TTGGCTAAAGCAAACATCATACGCCAGACCGCCCGGTTTGAAAGGACCGTAAAAAAACTGAAGCCGAACCAAAAGGCGAATCTGGATGCTGCGGTCAGAGTTATAGCGGAAAATCCAGAACTGGGCGACAAAAAGCAGGGCGTTTTAAGCCACATTCAGGTTTATAAATTCAAGATGGTGAAACAACTGGCCCTGCTCGCTTACCACTTCGATGAAGGCGAGCTGGTATTGGAGCTGATATCTCTTGGATCTCATGAGAATTTTTATCGGAACCTGGAGCGACAGGAGCGGTGGTGA
- the tnpA gene encoding IS200/IS605 family transposase codes for MSAHNKDLLKGYLRKRHSVTKLVIHLVFTTKYRRKLFDGYMIKQLRESFESACEKLECQLLEMDGEKDHVHLLVTYPPKLAISVMVNNLKSTSSRRLRMLNTHLTAQSKAGLMWSRSYFACSAGGATIETLKDYVNSQSTPD; via the coding sequence GTGAGCGCACACAATAAAGATTTACTTAAAGGGTATCTTCGCAAACGACATAGCGTTACCAAGCTGGTTATTCATTTGGTGTTCACGACAAAGTACAGACGAAAGCTTTTTGATGGCTATATGATCAAGCAGTTACGGGAGTCGTTCGAGAGTGCATGTGAAAAACTGGAATGCCAGTTACTTGAAATGGATGGCGAAAAAGATCACGTACACCTGTTGGTGACCTACCCACCAAAACTGGCTATCAGTGTCATGGTAAATAATCTCAAATCAACATCATCAAGACGGTTGCGAATGCTGAATACCCACCTTACTGCTCAGAGCAAAGCAGGCTTAATGTGGTCAAGGTCTTACTTTGCTTGCAGTGCTGGCGGTGCAACTATCGAGACTCTGAAGGACTACGTTAATAGCCAGAGTACACCAGATTGA
- a CDS encoding C2H2-type zinc finger protein, protein MLFVPFACLSKPQPHSFIVELEQNENTPHHNFSIKSDPDTFFATPTINTESPHGEATETINTYSYSGSDSPPDDKPCRPGGLWKSLTTVVESVSWQLLYATGEVVGYKLLLSLQEDSLTPQFFSWMPMVATVVVGLLTRNHWNPGSALFNQLDEQESSQQHELQIITLMYKPDGGNSYATGAWGQGHSFNMHSSLTGHSHYSLLSHRGGYYDDDPGHPTPVRHSYDETCLLEPCRAQGRCIYAPGDTNQHKLFCRCRDCMAELDRYIAPQPLISTQCDSTSDSDVTCSLNYYPQTDGQESAPYSGSIGSAKPERVIRQKIASKVIVTAEPDSTSDQPAAISKRRTYSEKKRYSCDHADCHYSTTNSHNLERHQLTHSGKKPYSCDYPGCGHSTTTSQNLKVHNRTHTGEKPYSCDYCNYSANQKSHLAIHQLTHSGEKPYSCNHRGCDHSTTTKAHLKKHSRIHTGKKRYSCDHEGCQYSTKYSGDLKKHQRIHTGKKRYSCDHEGCQYSTKYSGDLKKHQCIHTGKKRYSCDHEDCQYSTKYSGDLKKHQRIHTGEKPYLCDHEGCGHSTATSQNLKVHTRTHTGEKPYSCDHEDCDYSTTTSDNLARHERTHSGEKPYSCSYQGCGHSTTTKAHLDIHERTHSGEKPYSCDYCNFSAAQSNNLNRHKLTHHREEPETKRQRLEKQGNDGV, encoded by the coding sequence TTGCTCTTCGTCCCTTTCGCCTGTCTGTCCAAGCCACAACCCCACAGCTTTATTGTTGAGCTTGAGCAAAATGAGAATACACCACACCATAACTTTTCTATAAAATCAGACCCGGATACATTCTTTGCAACACCGACAATTAACACAGAGTCCCCGCATGGCGAAGCGACAGAAACTATCAACACATACAGCTATTCAGGATCGGACTCACCACCTGATGACAAACCCTGCAGGCCAGGGGGCCTCTGGAAGAGCCTGACGACCGTGGTCGAGTCAGTTTCGTGGCAGCTGCTATACGCTACCGGTGAAGTCGTCGGCTATAAGCTGCTTCTGTCACTTCAGGAAGACTCGCTAACACCGCAGTTTTTTTCATGGATGCCTATGGTGGCAACTGTCGTTGTGGGTTTGCTGACCAGAAACCATTGGAACCCGGGATCAGCATTATTTAATCAACTGGACGAGCAGGAATCCAGCCAGCAGCACGAACTTCAGATTATCACTTTGATGTATAAACCTGACGGTGGCAATTCCTACGCAACAGGGGCATGGGGTCAGGGGCACTCATTCAACATGCACTCAAGCCTCACAGGCCACTCGCATTATTCACTCCTTAGCCACCGGGGCGGGTATTACGATGACGATCCAGGCCACCCCACTCCCGTCAGGCACAGCTATGACGAAACTTGCCTCTTAGAGCCATGTCGGGCACAAGGACGCTGCATCTATGCCCCCGGTGATACAAACCAACATAAGCTTTTTTGCAGGTGTCGGGATTGTATGGCTGAGTTAGACAGATACATTGCCCCCCAACCCCTTATAAGTACCCAGTGCGATTCAACCTCAGATAGCGATGTCACTTGCAGCTTAAATTATTATCCGCAAACGGATGGTCAGGAATCTGCCCCTTATTCAGGAAGCATAGGTTCAGCCAAACCTGAAAGAGTTATCCGGCAAAAAATTGCTTCAAAGGTAATCGTAACAGCAGAACCAGACAGTACTTCTGACCAGCCAGCCGCTATCAGTAAAAGGCGCACCTACAGCGAGAAGAAGCGCTACTCATGCGACCACGCGGACTGCCACTACTCAACCACGAACAGCCATAATCTGGAAAGACACCAACTCACCCACAGCGGGAAGAAGCCCTACTCATGCGACTACCCGGGCTGCGGCCACTCAACCACGACCAGCCAAAATCTGAAAGTACACAACCGCACCCACACCGGAGAGAAGCCCTACTCATGCGACTACTGCAACTATTCAGCCAATCAGAAGTCTCACCTGGCAATACACCAACTCACCCACAGCGGGGAGAAGCCCTACTCATGCAACCACCGGGGCTGCGACCACTCAACCACGACCAAAGCTCATCTGAAAAAACACAGCCGCATCCACACCGGGAAGAAGCGCTACTCATGCGACCACGAGGGCTGCCAATACTCAACCAAGTACAGCGGTGATCTGAAAAAACACCAACGCATCCACACCGGGAAGAAGCGCTACTCATGCGACCACGAGGGCTGCCAATACTCGACCAAGTACAGCGGTGATCTGAAAAAACACCAATGCATCCACACCGGGAAGAAGCGCTACTCATGCGACCACGAGGACTGCCAATACTCGACCAAGTACAGCGGTGATCTGAAAAAACACCAACGCATCCACACCGGGGAGAAGCCCTACTTATGCGACCACGAGGGCTGCGGCCACTCAACCGCGACCAGCCAAAATCTGAAAGTACACACCCGCACCCACACCGGGGAGAAGCCCTACTCATGCGACCACGAGGACTGCGACTACTCAACCACGACCAGCGATAATCTGGCAAGACACGAACGCACCCACAGCGGGGAGAAGCCCTACTCATGCAGCTACCAGGGCTGCGGCCACTCAACCACGACCAAAGCTCATCTGGATATACACGAACGCACCCACAGCGGGGAGAAGCCCTACTCATGCGACTACTGCAACTTTTCAGCCGCTCAGAGCAATAATCTGAATAGACACAAACTCACCCACCACAGGGAAGAGCCAGAAACAAAACGACAAAGGCTTGAAAAGCAGGGTAACGATGGAGTTTGA
- the glnK gene encoding P-II family nitrogen regulator, with the protein MKLVSAIIKPFKLDDVREALSDIGVQGITVTEVKGFGRQKGHTELYRGAEYVVDFLPKVKIEVGISDDLLDQVIEAISKAANTGKIGDGKIFVTTLEQAIRIRTGETGEDAI; encoded by the coding sequence ATGAAGTTGGTATCAGCCATTATAAAGCCCTTCAAGCTGGATGATGTTCGTGAAGCACTATCCGACATCGGCGTGCAGGGTATCACCGTGACGGAAGTAAAAGGCTTTGGTCGTCAGAAAGGTCATACCGAGCTGTACCGTGGAGCCGAGTATGTTGTTGACTTTCTGCCCAAGGTGAAGATTGAGGTGGGTATTTCCGATGATCTGCTGGATCAGGTGATCGAAGCCATTTCCAAAGCTGCAAACACGGGCAAAATCGGTGACGGTAAAATCTTTGTCACGACGCTGGAACAGGCGATTCGTATTCGCACCGGCGAAACCGGTGAAGATGCTATCTGA